A genome region from Magnolia sinica isolate HGM2019 chromosome 8, MsV1, whole genome shotgun sequence includes the following:
- the LOC131254248 gene encoding uncharacterized protein LOC131254248, with amino-acid sequence MDLLLSEYMITYEPAKVVNGQAVTDFLAAHPVTDSEIVADEFLDEQIMMIESPNSWQMYFDSTSRMIAQRKGHQFYPTCDNIRYGISKKIITDNGTPFKNRGMEKLCQKFSIHHSFSTPYYPPANGLVEAFNKMIVKILKKTVTGNKHDWDEKLQEALWAYRTPHRTTTKATPYSLVYGIESVNPIETQIASLKVAMHQSITDDENVKIRLTKLYLFTEK; translated from the exons ATGGATttgttgctttcagaatataTGATCACTTACGAGCCGGCGAAAGTAGTTAATGGGCAAGCAGTGACAGATTTCTTGGCAGCTCATCCTGTGACAGATAGTGAAATTGTTGCTGATGAATTTCTTGATGaacaaattatgatgattgaatcACCAAACtcatggcagatgtatttcgaTAGCACTTCTCGAATGATAGCACAG AGAAAAGGACATCAATTTTATCCGACATGTGATAATATTCGTTACGGTATctcgaagaaaatcatcaccgataatggtactcctttcaagaataggggcATGGAAAAGTTGTGTCAAAAATTCAGTATTCACcactcattttcaacaccttactatccaccggccaatggattagtagAGGCATTTAACAAgatgattgtgaaaatactgaagaagacaGTGACTGGAAATAAGCATGACTGGGATGAAAAGTTGCAAGAGGCTCTCTGGGCTTACAGGACTCCTCATCGGACGACAACAAAAGCTACGCCGTATTCGTTGGTTTATGGCATAGAGTCTGTCAACCCGATTGAAACACAAATCGCATCACTCAAAGTAGCAatgcatcagtcaattacagatgatgaaaatgtgaaAATAAGGCTGACAAAATTATATTTGTTCACTGAAAAATGA